The proteins below come from a single Tachysurus fulvidraco isolate hzauxx_2018 chromosome 26, HZAU_PFXX_2.0, whole genome shotgun sequence genomic window:
- the LOC113663964 gene encoding ensconsin-like isoform X41, translated as MSESARHAETGSTAKVMASPVFEKKHQRNGRSAPAHQSANQSSPTAGNQTEILTPPSVSEKKPVTNGNASPVRLPDNSNQTGNKCVESLLKTDDRMRLARERREERERGLAMREQALLEKERRARLQYERTREERWRRLEEQRQKEEQRRAAVEEKRRHQLEEEKERLEALMRKSLERSLQLENRNKRGTYGMTGQSDYTLPHDLIASSPPTNELGNVQHSQMTSVDNLTLHRLCTHTHSSLARCNSDAELCVPCPRHTVPSSPHRSLYCASPSRHRANTVALEMGRANSVPNTPKKKKLHTERRTPAGSPVRRAESPADVIRRAVSPKFSPTHTHSRNQAPVPRRHYTPSPLRPPTILTDDKVSANRQAQEGKGHDPADTKLLTEMKVSVEDVKRSCEAQSPKATDSNTDRSAFTSGKAVARTTHGDEGSHILAEQQRLSHIQKEREEKDRLKAEQQKKNQEDMKEKKRKADEEKELQEKQEVERELIKQQEEQERQQRKKRIEEIMKRTRKRDGELKRDDSQELHSPPSNTHSHTPPVLHNTPASNPPDRRGTAPNVEIGPVTPQRSSPMREEQSTQNSSSEKLQMKSPTSQQVNSQVKSPTSQQENSQMKSPTSQQVKSPTSQQVNSQVKSPTSQQENSQVKSPTSQQVKSPTSQQVKSPTSQQVNSQVKSPTSQQMNSQVKSPTSQQVNSQMKSPTSQQMNSQMKSPTSQQENSQVKSPTSQQVKSPTSQQMNSQVKSPTSQQENSQMKSPTSQQVKSPTSQQVKSPTSQQVKSPTSQQVNSQVKSPTSQQENSQVKSPTSQQENSQVKSPTSQQVKRPTSQQVKSPTSQQVKSPTSQQVNSQMKNPTSQQMNSQVKSPNSQQMNSQMKSPTSQQMNSQVKSPTSQQMNSQVKSPTSQQVDSQVKSPTSQQMNSQVKSLTSYQVNSQMKSEQVNGQASSQVKSTMTPSQVTSKKTSESSFPLSPLPHSQFPPTLSALEYLEKGDRARRESADAVQSMEFSPIPKEELISIPTFSPISEVPKVVNSTRVLEDLLDLTGHVTYPIMQYSTTHGDCNKNVIEPKQTSNTLNMRSRKE; from the exons ATGTCGGAGAGCGCGAGACACGCAGAGACCGGAAGTACAG CTAAAGTGATGGCATCACCAGTTTTTGAGAAGAAGCATCAGAGAAATGGTCGCTCCGCCCCAGCTcaccaatcagccaatcagagcagtCCAACTGCTGGTAATCAGA CTGAAATCTTGACTCCACCCTCTGTGTCAGAGAAAAAGCCTGTGACCAATGGGAATGCTTCACCTGTCCGTCTCCCTGACAACAGCAACCAGACAGGTAACAAGT gtGTGGAGTCGCTACTCAAAACAGACGACAGGATGCGACTGGCCCGGgagagacgagaggagagagagaggggtctGG cgaTGAGGGAGCAGGCTCTGTTGGAGAAGGAGCGTCGCGCTCGTCTGCAGTATGAAAGAACGAGGGAGGAGAGGTGGAGGCGTCTGGAGGAGCAGAGGCAGAAGGAGGAGCAGCGCAGAGCTGCTGTGGAGGAGAAAAGGAGGCACCAGCTGGAGGAGGAAAAG gagcgtCTGGAGGCTTTAATGAGAAAATCATTGGAGCGAAGTCTTCAACTGGAGAACAGAAACAAACGCGGGACCTATGGGATGACcggacaga GCGACTATACCCTCCCCCATGACCTCATCGCCTCCTCTCCTCCTACCAACGAATTAGGCAACG TCCAACATAGTCAAATGACATCTGTGGATAACCTGACACTTCACCGTCtctgtacgcacacacactcctcactgGCTCGCTGCAACAGTGATGCTGAGCTGTGTGTGCCCTGCCCACggcacacag TTCCCTCCAGTCCTCACAGGTCACTGTACTGTGCTTCACCCAGCCGTCACCGTGCCAACACTGTTGCCTTGGAGATGGGCAGGGCAAATTCAGTGCCAAATACCCCAAAG aagaagAAGTTGCACACAGAGAGAAGGACCCCAGCTGGATCACCTGTTAGACGAGCTGAATCTCCTGCTGATGTAATCCGGCGTGCGGTCTCACCAAAGTTtagtcctacacacacacacagtcgtaaTCAGGCTCCAGTTCCTCGGCGTCATTACACTCCGTCCCCTCTGAGACCCCCCACAATCCTCACTGATGACAAGGTCAGCGCTAACAGGCAAGCACAGGAGGGCAAAGGTCATGACCCTGCAGATACAAAGCTACTGACTGAGATGAAGGTCAGTGTAGAAGATGTGAAGAGAAGCTGTGAAGCCCAGAGCCCCAAAGCTACAGACAGTAACACAG ACCGGTCTGCTTTCACCTCTGGGAAGGCTGTTGCCAGGACAACGCACGGGGACGAGGGGTCTCATATTTTGGCAGAACAACAGCGTCTCAGTCACATACAGAAGGAGcgtgaggaaaaggacag actGAAAGCTGAGCAGCAGAAGAAGAACCAGGAGGacatgaaagaaaagaagagaaaagcagaTGAAGAGAAGGAGTTGCAGGAG aaacaggaagtggagaGAGAGCTGATAAAGCAGCAGGAAGAACAAGAGCGTCAGCAGAGGAAAAAG AGAATTGAGGAGATCATGAAGAGGACACGGAAGAGGGATGGAGAATTAAAG AGAGACGACAGTCAGGAGCTTCATTCCCCtccatctaacacacactcacacactccgccCG TACTGCACAACACTCCGGCATCAAACCCACCTGATCGTAGAGGAACGGCTCCAAACGTGGAGATTGGGCCTGTGACACCTCAGAGAAGCTCACCTATGAGAGAGGAACAGAGCACTCAGAACAGTTCATCagagaagctacagatgaagagTCCAACCTCACAACAGGTGAACAGCCAGGTGAAGAGTCCAACCTCACAACAGGAGAACAGCCAGATGAAGAGTCCAACCTCACAACAGGTGAAGAGTCCGACCTCACAACAGGTGAACAGCCAGGTGAAGAGTCCAACCTCACAACAGGAAAACAGCCAGGTGAAGAGTCCAACCTCACAACAGGTGAAGAGTCCAACCTCACAACAGGTGAAGAGTCCGACCTCACAACAGGTGAACAGCCAGGTGAAGAGTCCAACCTCACAACAGATGAACAGCCAGGTGAAGAGTCCAACCTCACAACAGGTGAACAGCCAGATGAAAAGTCCAACCTCACAACAGATGAACAGCCAGATGAAGAGTCCAACCTCACAACAGGAGAACAGCCAGGTGAAGAGTCCAACCTCACAACAGGTGAAGAGTCCAACCTCACAACAGATGAACAGCCAGGTGAAGAGTCCAACCTCACAACAGGAGAACAGCCAGATGAAGAGTCCAACCTCACAACAGGTGAAGAGTCCAACCTCACAACAGGTGAAGAGTCCGACCTCACAACAGGTGAAGAGTCCGACCTCACAACAGGTGAACAGCCAG GTGAAGAGTCCAACCTCACAACAGGAGAACAGCCAG GTGAAGAGTCCAACCTCACAACAGGAGAACAGCCAGGTGAAGAGTCCAACCTCACAACAGGTGAAGAGACCAACCTCACAACAGGTGAAGAGTCCAACCTCACAACAGGTGAAGAGTCCAACCTCACAACAGGTGAACAGCCAGATGAAAAATCCAACTTCACAACAGATGAACAGCCAGGTGAAGAGTCCAAACTCACAACAGATGAACAGCCAGATGAAAAGTCCAACCTCACAACAGATGAACAGCCAGGTGAAGAGTCCAACCTCACAACAGATGAACAGCCAGGTGAAGAGTCCAACCTCACAACAGGTGGACAGCCAGGTGAAGAGTCCAACCTCACAACAGATGAACAGCCAGGTGAAGAGTCTAACCTCCTACCAAGTGAACAGTCAGATGAAGAGTGAGCAAGTGAATGGCCAGGCGAGCTCACAGGTGAAATCAACCATGACACCATCACAAGTGACATCAAAGAAGACATCAGAAAGCTCCTTTCCCCTCAGCCCATTACCTCATTCACAGTTCCCACCAACTCTCAGTGCCCTGGAGTATCTGGAGAAAGGGGACAGGGCAAGAAGGGAGTCGGCTGATGCAGTGCAATCGATGGAGTTCAG CCCCATCCCTAAAGAGGAACTGATCTCAATTCCGACCTTTTCTCCGATCTCTGAAGTCCCGAAAGTTGTGAACAGCACACGAGTGTTGGAGGACCTGCTGGATCTGACTGGTCATGTGACGTATCCCATAATGCAGTACAGCACCACACACGGAGACTGCAACAAAAATGTCATTGAGCCAAAACAGACATCTAACACACTGAACATGAGAAGCAGAAAGGAGTGA
- the LOC113663964 gene encoding ensconsin-like isoform X44 — MSESARHAETGSTAKVMASPVFEKKHQRNGRSAPAHQSANQSSPTAGNQTEILTPPSVSEKKPVTNGNASPVRLPDNSNQTGNKCVESLLKTDDRMRLARERREERERGLAMREQALLEKERRARLQYERTREERWRRLEEQRQKEEQRRAAVEEKRRHQLEEEKERLEALMRKSLERSLQLENRNKRGTYGMTGQSDYTLPHDLIASSPPTNELGNVQHSQMTSVDNLTLHRLCTHTHSSLARCNSDAELCVPCPRHTVPSSPHRSLYCASPSRHRANTVALEMGRANSVPNTPKKKKLHTERRTPAGSPVRRAESPADVIRRAVSPKFSPTHTHSRNQAPVPRRHYTPSPLRPPTILTDDKVSANRQAQEGKGHDPADTKLLTEMKVSVEDVKRSCEAQSPKATDSNTDRSAFTSGKAVARTTHGDEGSHILAEQQRLSHIQKEREEKDRLKAEQQKKNQEDMKEKKRKADEEKELQEKQEVERELIKQQEEQERQQRKKRIEEIMKRTRKRDGELKRDDSQELHSPPSNTHSHTPPVLHNTPASNPPDRRGTAPNVEIGPVTPQRSSPMREEQSTQNSSSEKLQMKSPTSQQVNSQVKSPTSQQENSQMKSPTSQQVKSPTSQQVKSPTSQQVKSPTSQQVNSQVKSPTSQQMNSQVKSPTSQQENSQMKSPTSQQVKSPTSQQVKSPTSQQENSQVKSPTSQQVKSPTSQQVKSPTSQQVNSQVKSPTSQQMNSQVKSPTSQQMNSQMKSPTSQQMNSQVKSPTSQQENSQVKSPTSQQVKRPTSQQVKSPTSQQVKSPTSQQVNSQMKNPTSQQMNSQVKSPNSQQMNSQMKSPTSQQMNSQVKSPTSQQMNSQVKSPTSQQVDSQVKSPTSQQMNSQVKSLTSYQVNSQMKSEQVNGQASSQVKSTMTPSQVTSKKTSESSFPLSPLPHSQFPPTLSALEYLEKGDRARRESADAVQSMEFSPIPKEELISIPTFSPISEVPKVVNSTRVLEDLLDLTGHVTYPIMQYSTTHGDCNKNVIEPKQTSNTLNMRSRKE, encoded by the exons ATGTCGGAGAGCGCGAGACACGCAGAGACCGGAAGTACAG CTAAAGTGATGGCATCACCAGTTTTTGAGAAGAAGCATCAGAGAAATGGTCGCTCCGCCCCAGCTcaccaatcagccaatcagagcagtCCAACTGCTGGTAATCAGA CTGAAATCTTGACTCCACCCTCTGTGTCAGAGAAAAAGCCTGTGACCAATGGGAATGCTTCACCTGTCCGTCTCCCTGACAACAGCAACCAGACAGGTAACAAGT gtGTGGAGTCGCTACTCAAAACAGACGACAGGATGCGACTGGCCCGGgagagacgagaggagagagagaggggtctGG cgaTGAGGGAGCAGGCTCTGTTGGAGAAGGAGCGTCGCGCTCGTCTGCAGTATGAAAGAACGAGGGAGGAGAGGTGGAGGCGTCTGGAGGAGCAGAGGCAGAAGGAGGAGCAGCGCAGAGCTGCTGTGGAGGAGAAAAGGAGGCACCAGCTGGAGGAGGAAAAG gagcgtCTGGAGGCTTTAATGAGAAAATCATTGGAGCGAAGTCTTCAACTGGAGAACAGAAACAAACGCGGGACCTATGGGATGACcggacaga GCGACTATACCCTCCCCCATGACCTCATCGCCTCCTCTCCTCCTACCAACGAATTAGGCAACG TCCAACATAGTCAAATGACATCTGTGGATAACCTGACACTTCACCGTCtctgtacgcacacacactcctcactgGCTCGCTGCAACAGTGATGCTGAGCTGTGTGTGCCCTGCCCACggcacacag TTCCCTCCAGTCCTCACAGGTCACTGTACTGTGCTTCACCCAGCCGTCACCGTGCCAACACTGTTGCCTTGGAGATGGGCAGGGCAAATTCAGTGCCAAATACCCCAAAG aagaagAAGTTGCACACAGAGAGAAGGACCCCAGCTGGATCACCTGTTAGACGAGCTGAATCTCCTGCTGATGTAATCCGGCGTGCGGTCTCACCAAAGTTtagtcctacacacacacacagtcgtaaTCAGGCTCCAGTTCCTCGGCGTCATTACACTCCGTCCCCTCTGAGACCCCCCACAATCCTCACTGATGACAAGGTCAGCGCTAACAGGCAAGCACAGGAGGGCAAAGGTCATGACCCTGCAGATACAAAGCTACTGACTGAGATGAAGGTCAGTGTAGAAGATGTGAAGAGAAGCTGTGAAGCCCAGAGCCCCAAAGCTACAGACAGTAACACAG ACCGGTCTGCTTTCACCTCTGGGAAGGCTGTTGCCAGGACAACGCACGGGGACGAGGGGTCTCATATTTTGGCAGAACAACAGCGTCTCAGTCACATACAGAAGGAGcgtgaggaaaaggacag actGAAAGCTGAGCAGCAGAAGAAGAACCAGGAGGacatgaaagaaaagaagagaaaagcagaTGAAGAGAAGGAGTTGCAGGAG aaacaggaagtggagaGAGAGCTGATAAAGCAGCAGGAAGAACAAGAGCGTCAGCAGAGGAAAAAG AGAATTGAGGAGATCATGAAGAGGACACGGAAGAGGGATGGAGAATTAAAG AGAGACGACAGTCAGGAGCTTCATTCCCCtccatctaacacacactcacacactccgccCG TACTGCACAACACTCCGGCATCAAACCCACCTGATCGTAGAGGAACGGCTCCAAACGTGGAGATTGGGCCTGTGACACCTCAGAGAAGCTCACCTATGAGAGAGGAACAGAGCACTCAGAACAGTTCATCagagaagctacagatgaagagTCCAACCTCACAACAGGTGAACAGCCAG GTGAAGAGTCCAACCTCACAACAGGAGAACAGCCAGATGAAGAGTCCAACCTCACAACAGGTGAAGAGTCCAACCTCACAACAGGTGAAGAGTCCGACCTCACAACAGGTGAAGAGTCCGACCTCACAACAGGTGAACAGCCAGGTGAAGAGTCCAACCTCACAACAGATGAACAGCCAGGTGAAGAGTCCAACCTCACAACAGGAGAACAGCCAGATGAAGAGTCCAACCTCACAACAGGTGAAGAGTCCAACCTCACAACAGGTGAAGAGTCCAACCTCACAACAGGAGAACAGCCAGGTGAAGAGTCCAACCTCACAACAGGTGAAGAGTCCGACCTCACAACAGGTGAAGAGTCCGACCTCACAACAGGTGAACAGCCAGGTGAAGAGTCCAACCTCACAACAGATGAACAGCCAGGTGAAAAGTCCAACCTCACAACAGATGAACAGCCAGATGAAAAGTCCAACCTCACAACAGATGAACAGCCAGGTGAAGAGTCCAACCTCACAACAGGAGAACAGCCAGGTGAAGAGTCCAACCTCACAACAGGTGAAGAGACCAACCTCACAACAGGTGAAGAGTCCAACCTCACAACAGGTGAAGAGTCCAACCTCACAACAGGTGAACAGCCAGATGAAAAATCCAACTTCACAACAGATGAACAGCCAGGTGAAGAGTCCAAACTCACAACAGATGAACAGCCAGATGAAAAGTCCAACCTCACAACAGATGAACAGCCAGGTGAAGAGTCCAACCTCACAACAGATGAACAGCCAGGTGAAGAGTCCAACCTCACAACAGGTGGACAGCCAGGTGAAGAGTCCAACCTCACAACAGATGAACAGCCAGGTGAAGAGTCTAACCTCCTACCAAGTGAACAGTCAGATGAAGAGTGAGCAAGTGAATGGCCAGGCGAGCTCACAGGTGAAATCAACCATGACACCATCACAAGTGACATCAAAGAAGACATCAGAAAGCTCCTTTCCCCTCAGCCCATTACCTCATTCACAGTTCCCACCAACTCTCAGTGCCCTGGAGTATCTGGAGAAAGGGGACAGGGCAAGAAGGGAGTCGGCTGATGCAGTGCAATCGATGGAGTTCAG CCCCATCCCTAAAGAGGAACTGATCTCAATTCCGACCTTTTCTCCGATCTCTGAAGTCCCGAAAGTTGTGAACAGCACACGAGTGTTGGAGGACCTGCTGGATCTGACTGGTCATGTGACGTATCCCATAATGCAGTACAGCACCACACACGGAGACTGCAACAAAAATGTCATTGAGCCAAAACAGACATCTAACACACTGAACATGAGAAGCAGAAAGGAGTGA
- the LOC113663964 gene encoding serine/arginine repetitive matrix protein 5-like isoform X16 has protein sequence MSESARHAETGSTAKVMASPVFEKKHQRNGRSAPAHQSANQSSPTAGNQTEILTPPSVSEKKPVTNGNASPVRLPDNSNQTGNKCVESLLKTDDRMRLARERREERERGLAMREQALLEKERRARLQYERTREERWRRLEEQRQKEEQRRAAVEEKRRHQLEEEKERLEALMRKSLERSLQLENRNKRGTYGMTGQSDYTLPHDLIASSPPTNELGNVQHSQMTSVDNLTLHRLCTHTHSSLARCNSDAELCVPCPRHTVPSSPHRSLYCASPSRHRANTVALEMGRANSVPNTPKKKKLHTERRTPAGSPVRRAESPADVIRRAVSPKFSPTHTHSRNQAPVPRRHYTPSPLRPPTILTDDKVSANRQAQEGKGHDPADTKLLTEMKVSVEDVKRSCEAQSPKATDSNTDRSAFTSGKAVARTTHGDEGSHILAEQQRLSHIQKEREEKDRLKAEQQKKNQEDMKEKKRKADEEKELQEKQEVERELIKQQEEQERQQRKKRIEEIMKRTRKRDGELKRDDSQELHSPPSNTHSHTPPVLHNTPASNPPDRRGTAPNVEIGPVTPQRSSPMREEQSTQNSSSEKLQMKSPTSQQVNSQVKSPTSQQENSQMKSPTSQQVKSPTSQQVNSQVKSPTSQQENSQVKSPTSQQVKSPTSQQVKSPTSQQVNSQVKSPTSQQMNSQVKSPTSQQVNSQMKSPTSQQMNSQMKSPTSQQENSQVKSPTSQQVKSPTSQQMNSQVKSPTSQQENSQMKSPTSQQVKSPTSQQVKSPTSQQVKSPTSQQVNSQVKSPTSQQMNSQVKSPTSQQENSQMKSPTSQQVKSPTSQQVNSQVKSPTSQQMNSQVKSPTSQQMNSQMKSPTSQQMNSQVKSPTSQQENSQVKSPTSQQVKRPTSQQVKSPTSQQVKSPTSQQVNSQMKNPTSQQMNSQVKSPNSQQMNSQMKSPTSQQMNSQVKSPTSQQMNSQVKSPTSQQVDSQVKSPTSQQMNSQVKSLTSYQVNSQMKSEQVNGQASSQVKSTMTPSQVTSKKTSESSFPLSPLPHSQFPPTLSALEYLEKGDRARRESADAVQSMEFSPIPKEELISIPTFSPISEVPKVVNSTRVLEDLLDLTGHVTYPIMQYSTTHGDCNKNVIEPKQTSNTLNMRSRKE, from the exons ATGTCGGAGAGCGCGAGACACGCAGAGACCGGAAGTACAG CTAAAGTGATGGCATCACCAGTTTTTGAGAAGAAGCATCAGAGAAATGGTCGCTCCGCCCCAGCTcaccaatcagccaatcagagcagtCCAACTGCTGGTAATCAGA CTGAAATCTTGACTCCACCCTCTGTGTCAGAGAAAAAGCCTGTGACCAATGGGAATGCTTCACCTGTCCGTCTCCCTGACAACAGCAACCAGACAGGTAACAAGT gtGTGGAGTCGCTACTCAAAACAGACGACAGGATGCGACTGGCCCGGgagagacgagaggagagagagaggggtctGG cgaTGAGGGAGCAGGCTCTGTTGGAGAAGGAGCGTCGCGCTCGTCTGCAGTATGAAAGAACGAGGGAGGAGAGGTGGAGGCGTCTGGAGGAGCAGAGGCAGAAGGAGGAGCAGCGCAGAGCTGCTGTGGAGGAGAAAAGGAGGCACCAGCTGGAGGAGGAAAAG gagcgtCTGGAGGCTTTAATGAGAAAATCATTGGAGCGAAGTCTTCAACTGGAGAACAGAAACAAACGCGGGACCTATGGGATGACcggacaga GCGACTATACCCTCCCCCATGACCTCATCGCCTCCTCTCCTCCTACCAACGAATTAGGCAACG TCCAACATAGTCAAATGACATCTGTGGATAACCTGACACTTCACCGTCtctgtacgcacacacactcctcactgGCTCGCTGCAACAGTGATGCTGAGCTGTGTGTGCCCTGCCCACggcacacag TTCCCTCCAGTCCTCACAGGTCACTGTACTGTGCTTCACCCAGCCGTCACCGTGCCAACACTGTTGCCTTGGAGATGGGCAGGGCAAATTCAGTGCCAAATACCCCAAAG aagaagAAGTTGCACACAGAGAGAAGGACCCCAGCTGGATCACCTGTTAGACGAGCTGAATCTCCTGCTGATGTAATCCGGCGTGCGGTCTCACCAAAGTTtagtcctacacacacacacagtcgtaaTCAGGCTCCAGTTCCTCGGCGTCATTACACTCCGTCCCCTCTGAGACCCCCCACAATCCTCACTGATGACAAGGTCAGCGCTAACAGGCAAGCACAGGAGGGCAAAGGTCATGACCCTGCAGATACAAAGCTACTGACTGAGATGAAGGTCAGTGTAGAAGATGTGAAGAGAAGCTGTGAAGCCCAGAGCCCCAAAGCTACAGACAGTAACACAG ACCGGTCTGCTTTCACCTCTGGGAAGGCTGTTGCCAGGACAACGCACGGGGACGAGGGGTCTCATATTTTGGCAGAACAACAGCGTCTCAGTCACATACAGAAGGAGcgtgaggaaaaggacag actGAAAGCTGAGCAGCAGAAGAAGAACCAGGAGGacatgaaagaaaagaagagaaaagcagaTGAAGAGAAGGAGTTGCAGGAG aaacaggaagtggagaGAGAGCTGATAAAGCAGCAGGAAGAACAAGAGCGTCAGCAGAGGAAAAAG AGAATTGAGGAGATCATGAAGAGGACACGGAAGAGGGATGGAGAATTAAAG AGAGACGACAGTCAGGAGCTTCATTCCCCtccatctaacacacactcacacactccgccCG TACTGCACAACACTCCGGCATCAAACCCACCTGATCGTAGAGGAACGGCTCCAAACGTGGAGATTGGGCCTGTGACACCTCAGAGAAGCTCACCTATGAGAGAGGAACAGAGCACTCAGAACAGTTCATCagagaagctacagatgaagagTCCAACCTCACAACAGGTGAACAGCCAGGTGAAGAGTCCAACCTCACAACAGGAGAACAGCCAGATGAAGAGTCCAACCTCACAACAGGTGAAGAGTCCGACCTCACAACAGGTGAACAGCCAGGTGAAGAGTCCAACCTCACAACAGGAAAACAGCCAGGTGAAGAGTCCAACCTCACAACAGGTGAAGAGTCCAACCTCACAACAGGTGAAGAGTCCGACCTCACAACAGGTGAACAGCCAGGTGAAGAGTCCAACCTCACAACAGATGAACAGCCAGGTGAAGAGTCCAACCTCACAACAGGTGAACAGCCAGATGAAAAGTCCAACCTCACAACAGATGAACAGCCAGATGAAGAGTCCAACCTCACAACAGGAGAACAGCCAGGTGAAGAGTCCAACCTCACAACAGGTGAAGAGTCCAACCTCACAACAGATGAACAGCCAGGTGAAGAGTCCAACCTCACAACAGGAGAACAGCCAGATGAAGAGTCCAACCTCACAACAGGTGAAGAGTCCAACCTCACAACAGGTGAAGAGTCCGACCTCACAACAGGTGAAGAGTCCGACCTCACAACAGGTGAACAGCCAGGTGAAGAGTCCAACCTCACAACAGATGAACAGCCAGGTGAAGAGTCCAACCTCACAACAGGAGAACAGCCAGATGAAGAGTCCAACCTCACAACAGGTGAAGAGTCCAACCTCACAACAG GTGAACAGCCAGGTGAAGAGTCCAACCTCACAACAGATGAACAGCCAGGTGAAAAGTCCAACCTCACAACAGATGAACAGCCAGATGAAAAGTCCAACCTCACAACAGATGAACAGCCAGGTGAAGAGTCCAACCTCACAACAGGAGAACAGCCAGGTGAAGAGTCCAACCTCACAACAGGTGAAGAGACCAACCTCACAACAGGTGAAGAGTCCAACCTCACAACAGGTGAAGAGTCCAACCTCACAACAGGTGAACAGCCAGATGAAAAATCCAACTTCACAACAGATGAACAGCCAGGTGAAGAGTCCAAACTCACAACAGATGAACAGCCAGATGAAAAGTCCAACCTCACAACAGATGAACAGCCAGGTGAAGAGTCCAACCTCACAACAGATGAACAGCCAGGTGAAGAGTCCAACCTCACAACAGGTGGACAGCCAGGTGAAGAGTCCAACCTCACAACAGATGAACAGCCAGGTGAAGAGTCTAACCTCCTACCAAGTGAACAGTCAGATGAAGAGTGAGCAAGTGAATGGCCAGGCGAGCTCACAGGTGAAATCAACCATGACACCATCACAAGTGACATCAAAGAAGACATCAGAAAGCTCCTTTCCCCTCAGCCCATTACCTCATTCACAGTTCCCACCAACTCTCAGTGCCCTGGAGTATCTGGAGAAAGGGGACAGGGCAAGAAGGGAGTCGGCTGATGCAGTGCAATCGATGGAGTTCAG CCCCATCCCTAAAGAGGAACTGATCTCAATTCCGACCTTTTCTCCGATCTCTGAAGTCCCGAAAGTTGTGAACAGCACACGAGTGTTGGAGGACCTGCTGGATCTGACTGGTCATGTGACGTATCCCATAATGCAGTACAGCACCACACACGGAGACTGCAACAAAAATGTCATTGAGCCAAAACAGACATCTAACACACTGAACATGAGAAGCAGAAAGGAGTGA